One Drosophila virilis strain 15010-1051.87 chromosome 5, Dvir_AGI_RSII-ME, whole genome shotgun sequence DNA window includes the following coding sequences:
- the Dyb gene encoding dystrobrevin beta isoform X6, producing the protein MMMELEPRVAILQDLRLQTFDSIRFASYRTASKLRYIQKSTNLHLVDIWNVIEAFRENGLNTLEPQSDVSVARLETLVSSLYHNLNKRLPTAQQVPVDSKAGLLLNWLLAAYTSDNSGKIRVFSIKVALATMCSGKLVDKLRYIFSQISDGAGQLVAWKLGEFLREVLALPAAVYESPTFHYKDGLEEEIFPAENKVTVNDFMATLMSEPGPSCLVWLPLLHRLATVETIVHPTICSVCHKENFTGFRYRCQRCHAYQLCQECFWHGKTSLNHQNDHEVKEYSSYKSPSKQIGHSLRKSFRCVPEKTTQVLPRFPDQPEKTLNLSHIVPPSPLPSHNGFSDPTLGHLHGPGPGSGSGPGPGHPGIFDRSSTLDSRATGRSLDTTMSRVAAASANDEEHRLIARYAARLAQENRAPSNMPNAESITPIGTDNSRAQRELIAQLESKNKEIMREIARLRRQQETEQMAPENPALINELRALRQRKGELEGHLGALQDSRRQLMEQLEGLMRMLKNQQTASPRSTPNSSPRSGKSPPMPGGTATTSAGVLGTTPMSALHAQQLQQLQQHPMLRSTQQQLLQQQQQQQAAQQSQSSPGLGHGPFSQSQLEQLNQISSDMRSAFAANGSANFDETQSYNPEWNEKANANSQWQEQFAQWSLNSQNN; encoded by the exons ATGATGATGGAGCTGGAGCCGCGCGTGGCCATATTGCAGGATCTGCGCCTACAGACCTTCGACTCGATACGCTTTGCCTCGTATCGGACCGCCTCGAAGTTGCGCTACATACAAAAGTCGAccaatttgcatttggtggACATTTGGAATGTGATCGAGGCGTTCCGTGAGAATGGCCTGAACACGTTGGAGCCGCAGAGCGATGTGAGCGTGGCGCGTCTGGAGACGCTCGTCTCCTCGCTCTATCACAATCTGAACAAGCGTCTGCCCACCGCACAGCAGGTGCCCGTGGACTCGAAGGCGGGTCTCTTGCTcaactggctgctggctgcctaCACCAG CGACAACTCGGGCAAAATACGCGTGTTTTCCATTAAGGTGGCGCTGGCCACCATGTGCTCCGGCAAGCTGGTGGACAAGCTCAGAT ATATCTTTTCACAGATTTCGGATGGCGCTGGACAGCTGGTTGCCTGGAAGCTGGGTGAATTTTTGCGTGAGGTATTGGCGCTGCCGGCGGCTGTTTATGAGTCGCCCACATTCCACTATAAGGACGGGCTGGAGGAGGAGATATTTCCGGCCGAGAATAAGGTCACCGTGAATGATTTCATGGCAACACTTATGTCCGAACCGGGGCCATCGTGTCTCGTCTGGCTGCCGTTATTGCATCGGCTGGCCACGGTTGAGACAATTGTGCATCCGACGATCTGTTCTGTTTGCCATAAGGAAAACTTTACCGGATTTCGTTATCGTTGTCAGCGGTGTCACGCCTACCAATTGTGCCAGGAGTGCTTTTGGCATGGCAAGACATCACTGAACCATCAGAACGATCACGAGGTCAAGGAGTACTCGAGCTACAAGTCGCCCAGCAAACAGATTGGTCACTCCTTGCGCAAGAGCTTTCGGTGTGTGCCCGAGAAGACGACGCAAGTGTTGCCACGATTCCCCGACCAGCCCGAAAAGACACTCAATTTATCGCACATTGTGCCGCCATCGCCGTTACCCTCGCACAATGGCTTCTCCGATCCAACGCTAGGCCACTTGCACGGTCCCGGTCCCGGTTCCGGCTCTGGTCCGGGGCCCGGACATCCGGGCATCTTTGATCGTTCCAGTACGCTGGATTCGCGCGCCACCGGACGCAGCCTGGACACGACCATGTCCCGCGTAGCGGCCGCCTCGGCCAACGATGAGGAGCATCGCCTGATTGCACGCTATGCCGCGCGCCTGGCCCAGGAGAATCGCGCT cCCTCCAACATGCCCAATGCGGAGAGCATCACGCCCATTGGCACGGATAATTCGCGTGCGCAGCGCGAGCTCATCGCCCAGCTGGAGTCGAAGAACAAGGAGATAATGCGCGAAATCGCGCGCCTGCGCCGCCAGCAGGAGACTGAGCAAATGGCGCCCGAGAATCCGGCGCTGATCAATGAGCTGCGCGCCCTGCGGCAGCGCAAGGGCGAGTTGGAGGGGCATTTGGGCGCGCTGCAGGATTCGCGGCGGCAACTGATGGAACAGCTGGAGGGCCTGATGCGCATGCTCAAGAATCAACAGACTGCCTCGCCGCGCTCCACGCCCAATTCCAGTCCACGATCCGGCAAATCGCCGCCCATGCCAGGTGGCACGGCGACAACATCAGCTGGCGTCCTGGGCACCACGCCGATGAGCGCCCTGCATGCCCAGCagttgcaacagctgcaacagcatcCGATGCTGCGCTCCacacagcaacagctgttgcagcagcagcagcagcagcaggcggcacaGCAAAGTCAATCCTCGCCGGGCCTCGGCCACGGACCCTTCAGCCAGAGCCAGCTGGAGCAGCTCAACCAGATCAGCAGCGACATGCGTAGCGCCTTTGCCGCCAACGGCAGTGCAA ATTTTGATGAAACTCAATCCTATAATCCCGAATGGAATGAAAAG gcaAATGCGAATAGCCAATGGCAGGAGCAGTTTGCACAATGGAGTCTCAATTCACaaaataactaa
- the Dyb gene encoding dystrobrevin beta isoform X3, with the protein MMMELEPRVAILQDLRLQTFDSIRFASYRTASKLRYIQKSTNLHLVDIWNVIEAFRENGLNTLEPQSDVSVARLETLVSSLYHNLNKRLPTAQQVPVDSKAGLLLNWLLAAYTSDNSGKIRVFSIKVALATMCSGKLVDKLRYIFSQISDGAGQLVAWKLGEFLREVLALPAAVYESPTFHYKDGLEEEIFPAENKVTVNDFMATLMSEPGPSCLVWLPLLHRLATVETIVHPTICSVCHKENFTGFRYRCQRCHAYQLCQECFWHGKTSLNHQNDHEVKEYSSYKSPSKQIGHSLRKSFRCVPEKTTQVLPRFPDQPEKTLNLSHIVPPSPLPSHNGFSDPTLGHLHGPGPGSGSGPGPGHPGIFDRSSTLDSRATGRSLDTTMSRVAAASANDEEHRLIARYAARLAQENRAPSNMPNAESITPIGTDNSRAQRELIAQLESKNKEIMREIARLRRQQETEQMAPENPALINELRALRQRKGELEGHLGALQDSRRQLMEQLEGLMRMLKNQQTASPRSTPNSSPRSGKSPPMPGGTATTSAGVLGTTPMSALHAQQLQQLQQHPMLRSTQQQLLQQQQQQQAAQQSQSSPGLGHGPFSQSQLEQLNQISSDMRSAFAANGSATPPPILNANPNADAELNATADNITSAISTMVSDLNADFDETQSYNPEWNEKANANSQWQEQFAQWSLNSQNN; encoded by the exons ATGATGATGGAGCTGGAGCCGCGCGTGGCCATATTGCAGGATCTGCGCCTACAGACCTTCGACTCGATACGCTTTGCCTCGTATCGGACCGCCTCGAAGTTGCGCTACATACAAAAGTCGAccaatttgcatttggtggACATTTGGAATGTGATCGAGGCGTTCCGTGAGAATGGCCTGAACACGTTGGAGCCGCAGAGCGATGTGAGCGTGGCGCGTCTGGAGACGCTCGTCTCCTCGCTCTATCACAATCTGAACAAGCGTCTGCCCACCGCACAGCAGGTGCCCGTGGACTCGAAGGCGGGTCTCTTGCTcaactggctgctggctgcctaCACCAG CGACAACTCGGGCAAAATACGCGTGTTTTCCATTAAGGTGGCGCTGGCCACCATGTGCTCCGGCAAGCTGGTGGACAAGCTCAGAT ATATCTTTTCACAGATTTCGGATGGCGCTGGACAGCTGGTTGCCTGGAAGCTGGGTGAATTTTTGCGTGAGGTATTGGCGCTGCCGGCGGCTGTTTATGAGTCGCCCACATTCCACTATAAGGACGGGCTGGAGGAGGAGATATTTCCGGCCGAGAATAAGGTCACCGTGAATGATTTCATGGCAACACTTATGTCCGAACCGGGGCCATCGTGTCTCGTCTGGCTGCCGTTATTGCATCGGCTGGCCACGGTTGAGACAATTGTGCATCCGACGATCTGTTCTGTTTGCCATAAGGAAAACTTTACCGGATTTCGTTATCGTTGTCAGCGGTGTCACGCCTACCAATTGTGCCAGGAGTGCTTTTGGCATGGCAAGACATCACTGAACCATCAGAACGATCACGAGGTCAAGGAGTACTCGAGCTACAAGTCGCCCAGCAAACAGATTGGTCACTCCTTGCGCAAGAGCTTTCGGTGTGTGCCCGAGAAGACGACGCAAGTGTTGCCACGATTCCCCGACCAGCCCGAAAAGACACTCAATTTATCGCACATTGTGCCGCCATCGCCGTTACCCTCGCACAATGGCTTCTCCGATCCAACGCTAGGCCACTTGCACGGTCCCGGTCCCGGTTCCGGCTCTGGTCCGGGGCCCGGACATCCGGGCATCTTTGATCGTTCCAGTACGCTGGATTCGCGCGCCACCGGACGCAGCCTGGACACGACCATGTCCCGCGTAGCGGCCGCCTCGGCCAACGATGAGGAGCATCGCCTGATTGCACGCTATGCCGCGCGCCTGGCCCAGGAGAATCGCGCT cCCTCCAACATGCCCAATGCGGAGAGCATCACGCCCATTGGCACGGATAATTCGCGTGCGCAGCGCGAGCTCATCGCCCAGCTGGAGTCGAAGAACAAGGAGATAATGCGCGAAATCGCGCGCCTGCGCCGCCAGCAGGAGACTGAGCAAATGGCGCCCGAGAATCCGGCGCTGATCAATGAGCTGCGCGCCCTGCGGCAGCGCAAGGGCGAGTTGGAGGGGCATTTGGGCGCGCTGCAGGATTCGCGGCGGCAACTGATGGAACAGCTGGAGGGCCTGATGCGCATGCTCAAGAATCAACAGACTGCCTCGCCGCGCTCCACGCCCAATTCCAGTCCACGATCCGGCAAATCGCCGCCCATGCCAGGTGGCACGGCGACAACATCAGCTGGCGTCCTGGGCACCACGCCGATGAGCGCCCTGCATGCCCAGCagttgcaacagctgcaacagcatcCGATGCTGCGCTCCacacagcaacagctgttgcagcagcagcagcagcagcaggcggcacaGCAAAGTCAATCCTCGCCGGGCCTCGGCCACGGACCCTTCAGCCAGAGCCAGCTGGAGCAGCTCAACCAGATCAGCAGCGACATGCGTAGCGCCTTTGCCGCCAACGGCAGTGCAA CCCCGCCGCCCATATTGAATGCCAATCCCAATGCCGACGCGGAGCTGAACGCGACTGCCGACAACATAACGTCGGCCATTTCGACAATGGTCAGCGATCTGAATGCAG ATTTTGATGAAACTCAATCCTATAATCCCGAATGGAATGAAAAG gcaAATGCGAATAGCCAATGGCAGGAGCAGTTTGCACAATGGAGTCTCAATTCACaaaataactaa
- the Dyb gene encoding dystrobrevin beta isoform X5 — protein MMMELEPRVAILQDLRLQTFDSIRFASYRTASKLRYIQKSTNLHLVDIWNVIEAFRENGLNTLEPQSDVSVARLETLVSSLYHNLNKRLPTAQQVPVDSKAGLLLNWLLAAYTSDNSGKIRVFSIKVALATMCSGKLVDKLRYIFSQISDGAGQLVAWKLGEFLREVLALPAAVYESPTFHYKDGLEEEIFPAENKVTVNDFMATLMSEPGPSCLVWLPLLHRLATVETIVHPTICSVCHKENFTGFRYRCQRCHAYQLCQECFWHGKTSLNHQNDHEVKEYSSYKSPSKQIGHSLRKSFRCVPEKTTQVLPRFPDQPEKTLNLSHIVPPSPLPSHNGFSDPTLGHLHGPGPGSGSGPGPGHPGIFDRSSTLDSRATGRSLDTTMSRVAAASANDEEHRLIARYAARLAQENRAPSNMPNAESITPIGTDNSRAQRELIAQLESKNKEIMREIARLRRQQETEQMAPENPALINELRALRQRKGELEGHLGALQDSRRQLMEQLEGLMRMLKNQQTASPRSTPNSSPRSGKSPPMPGGTATTSAGVLGTTPMSALHAQQLQQLQQHPMLRSTQQQLLQQQQQQQAAQQSQSSPGLGHGPFSQSQLEQLNQISSDMRSAFAANGSATPPPILNANPNADAELNATADNITSAISTMVSDLNAGKCE, from the exons ATGATGATGGAGCTGGAGCCGCGCGTGGCCATATTGCAGGATCTGCGCCTACAGACCTTCGACTCGATACGCTTTGCCTCGTATCGGACCGCCTCGAAGTTGCGCTACATACAAAAGTCGAccaatttgcatttggtggACATTTGGAATGTGATCGAGGCGTTCCGTGAGAATGGCCTGAACACGTTGGAGCCGCAGAGCGATGTGAGCGTGGCGCGTCTGGAGACGCTCGTCTCCTCGCTCTATCACAATCTGAACAAGCGTCTGCCCACCGCACAGCAGGTGCCCGTGGACTCGAAGGCGGGTCTCTTGCTcaactggctgctggctgcctaCACCAG CGACAACTCGGGCAAAATACGCGTGTTTTCCATTAAGGTGGCGCTGGCCACCATGTGCTCCGGCAAGCTGGTGGACAAGCTCAGAT ATATCTTTTCACAGATTTCGGATGGCGCTGGACAGCTGGTTGCCTGGAAGCTGGGTGAATTTTTGCGTGAGGTATTGGCGCTGCCGGCGGCTGTTTATGAGTCGCCCACATTCCACTATAAGGACGGGCTGGAGGAGGAGATATTTCCGGCCGAGAATAAGGTCACCGTGAATGATTTCATGGCAACACTTATGTCCGAACCGGGGCCATCGTGTCTCGTCTGGCTGCCGTTATTGCATCGGCTGGCCACGGTTGAGACAATTGTGCATCCGACGATCTGTTCTGTTTGCCATAAGGAAAACTTTACCGGATTTCGTTATCGTTGTCAGCGGTGTCACGCCTACCAATTGTGCCAGGAGTGCTTTTGGCATGGCAAGACATCACTGAACCATCAGAACGATCACGAGGTCAAGGAGTACTCGAGCTACAAGTCGCCCAGCAAACAGATTGGTCACTCCTTGCGCAAGAGCTTTCGGTGTGTGCCCGAGAAGACGACGCAAGTGTTGCCACGATTCCCCGACCAGCCCGAAAAGACACTCAATTTATCGCACATTGTGCCGCCATCGCCGTTACCCTCGCACAATGGCTTCTCCGATCCAACGCTAGGCCACTTGCACGGTCCCGGTCCCGGTTCCGGCTCTGGTCCGGGGCCCGGACATCCGGGCATCTTTGATCGTTCCAGTACGCTGGATTCGCGCGCCACCGGACGCAGCCTGGACACGACCATGTCCCGCGTAGCGGCCGCCTCGGCCAACGATGAGGAGCATCGCCTGATTGCACGCTATGCCGCGCGCCTGGCCCAGGAGAATCGCGCT cCCTCCAACATGCCCAATGCGGAGAGCATCACGCCCATTGGCACGGATAATTCGCGTGCGCAGCGCGAGCTCATCGCCCAGCTGGAGTCGAAGAACAAGGAGATAATGCGCGAAATCGCGCGCCTGCGCCGCCAGCAGGAGACTGAGCAAATGGCGCCCGAGAATCCGGCGCTGATCAATGAGCTGCGCGCCCTGCGGCAGCGCAAGGGCGAGTTGGAGGGGCATTTGGGCGCGCTGCAGGATTCGCGGCGGCAACTGATGGAACAGCTGGAGGGCCTGATGCGCATGCTCAAGAATCAACAGACTGCCTCGCCGCGCTCCACGCCCAATTCCAGTCCACGATCCGGCAAATCGCCGCCCATGCCAGGTGGCACGGCGACAACATCAGCTGGCGTCCTGGGCACCACGCCGATGAGCGCCCTGCATGCCCAGCagttgcaacagctgcaacagcatcCGATGCTGCGCTCCacacagcaacagctgttgcagcagcagcagcagcagcaggcggcacaGCAAAGTCAATCCTCGCCGGGCCTCGGCCACGGACCCTTCAGCCAGAGCCAGCTGGAGCAGCTCAACCAGATCAGCAGCGACATGCGTAGCGCCTTTGCCGCCAACGGCAGTGCAA CCCCGCCGCCCATATTGAATGCCAATCCCAATGCCGACGCGGAGCTGAACGCGACTGCCGACAACATAACGTCGGCCATTTCGACAATGGTCAGCGATCTGAATGCAG gcaAATGCGAATAG
- the Dyb gene encoding dystrobrevin beta isoform X7 — MMMELEPRVAILQDLRLQTFDSIRFASYRTASKLRYIQKSTNLHLVDIWNVIEAFRENGLNTLEPQSDVSVARLETLVSSLYHNLNKRLPTAQQVPVDSKAGLLLNWLLAAYTSDNSGKIRVFSIKVALATMCSGKLVDKLRYIFSQISDGAGQLVAWKLGEFLREVLALPAAVYESPTFHYKDGLEEEIFPAENKVTVNDFMATLMSEPGPSCLVWLPLLHRLATVETIVHPTICSVCHKENFTGFRYRCQRCHAYQLCQECFWHGKTSLNHQNDHEVKEYSSYKSPSKQIGHSLRKSFRCVPEKTTQVLPRFPDQPEKTLNLSHIVPPSPLPSHNGFSDPTLGHLHGPGPGSGSGPGPGHPGIFDRSSTLDSRATGRSLDTTMSRVAAASANDEEHRLIARYAARLAQENRAPSNMPNAESITPIGTDNSRAQRELIAQLESKNKEIMREIARLRRQQETEQMAPENPALINELRALRQRKGELEGHLGALQDSRRQLMEQLEGLMRMLKNQQTASPRSTPNSSPRSGKSPPMPGGTATTSAGVLGTTPMSALHAQQLQQLQQHPMLRSTQQQLLQQQQQQQAAQQSQSSPGLGHGPFSQSQLEQLNQISSDMRSAFAANGSASKCE, encoded by the exons ATGATGATGGAGCTGGAGCCGCGCGTGGCCATATTGCAGGATCTGCGCCTACAGACCTTCGACTCGATACGCTTTGCCTCGTATCGGACCGCCTCGAAGTTGCGCTACATACAAAAGTCGAccaatttgcatttggtggACATTTGGAATGTGATCGAGGCGTTCCGTGAGAATGGCCTGAACACGTTGGAGCCGCAGAGCGATGTGAGCGTGGCGCGTCTGGAGACGCTCGTCTCCTCGCTCTATCACAATCTGAACAAGCGTCTGCCCACCGCACAGCAGGTGCCCGTGGACTCGAAGGCGGGTCTCTTGCTcaactggctgctggctgcctaCACCAG CGACAACTCGGGCAAAATACGCGTGTTTTCCATTAAGGTGGCGCTGGCCACCATGTGCTCCGGCAAGCTGGTGGACAAGCTCAGAT ATATCTTTTCACAGATTTCGGATGGCGCTGGACAGCTGGTTGCCTGGAAGCTGGGTGAATTTTTGCGTGAGGTATTGGCGCTGCCGGCGGCTGTTTATGAGTCGCCCACATTCCACTATAAGGACGGGCTGGAGGAGGAGATATTTCCGGCCGAGAATAAGGTCACCGTGAATGATTTCATGGCAACACTTATGTCCGAACCGGGGCCATCGTGTCTCGTCTGGCTGCCGTTATTGCATCGGCTGGCCACGGTTGAGACAATTGTGCATCCGACGATCTGTTCTGTTTGCCATAAGGAAAACTTTACCGGATTTCGTTATCGTTGTCAGCGGTGTCACGCCTACCAATTGTGCCAGGAGTGCTTTTGGCATGGCAAGACATCACTGAACCATCAGAACGATCACGAGGTCAAGGAGTACTCGAGCTACAAGTCGCCCAGCAAACAGATTGGTCACTCCTTGCGCAAGAGCTTTCGGTGTGTGCCCGAGAAGACGACGCAAGTGTTGCCACGATTCCCCGACCAGCCCGAAAAGACACTCAATTTATCGCACATTGTGCCGCCATCGCCGTTACCCTCGCACAATGGCTTCTCCGATCCAACGCTAGGCCACTTGCACGGTCCCGGTCCCGGTTCCGGCTCTGGTCCGGGGCCCGGACATCCGGGCATCTTTGATCGTTCCAGTACGCTGGATTCGCGCGCCACCGGACGCAGCCTGGACACGACCATGTCCCGCGTAGCGGCCGCCTCGGCCAACGATGAGGAGCATCGCCTGATTGCACGCTATGCCGCGCGCCTGGCCCAGGAGAATCGCGCT cCCTCCAACATGCCCAATGCGGAGAGCATCACGCCCATTGGCACGGATAATTCGCGTGCGCAGCGCGAGCTCATCGCCCAGCTGGAGTCGAAGAACAAGGAGATAATGCGCGAAATCGCGCGCCTGCGCCGCCAGCAGGAGACTGAGCAAATGGCGCCCGAGAATCCGGCGCTGATCAATGAGCTGCGCGCCCTGCGGCAGCGCAAGGGCGAGTTGGAGGGGCATTTGGGCGCGCTGCAGGATTCGCGGCGGCAACTGATGGAACAGCTGGAGGGCCTGATGCGCATGCTCAAGAATCAACAGACTGCCTCGCCGCGCTCCACGCCCAATTCCAGTCCACGATCCGGCAAATCGCCGCCCATGCCAGGTGGCACGGCGACAACATCAGCTGGCGTCCTGGGCACCACGCCGATGAGCGCCCTGCATGCCCAGCagttgcaacagctgcaacagcatcCGATGCTGCGCTCCacacagcaacagctgttgcagcagcagcagcagcagcaggcggcacaGCAAAGTCAATCCTCGCCGGGCCTCGGCCACGGACCCTTCAGCCAGAGCCAGCTGGAGCAGCTCAACCAGATCAGCAGCGACATGCGTAGCGCCTTTGCCGCCAACGGCAGTGCAA gcaAATGCGAATAG
- the Dyb gene encoding dystrobrevin beta isoform X1 — MMMELEPRVAILQDLRLQTFDSIRFASYRTASKLRYIQKSTNLHLVDIWNVIEAFRENGLNTLEPQSDVSVARLETLVSSLYHNLNKRLPTAQQVPVDSKAGLLLNWLLAAYTSDNSGKIRVFSIKVALATMCSGKLVDKLRYIFSQISDGAGQLVAWKLGEFLREVLALPAAVYESPTFHYKDGLEEEIFPAENKVTVNDFMATLMSEPGPSCLVWLPLLHRLATVETIVHPTICSVCHKENFTGFRYRCQRCHAYQLCQECFWHGKTSLNHQNDHEVKEYSSYKSPSKQIGHSLRKSFRCVPEKTTQVLPRFPDQPEKTLNLSHIVPPSPLPSHNGFSDPTLGHLHGPGPGSGSGPGPGHPGIFDRSSTLDSRATGRSLDTTMSRVAAASANDEEHRLIARYAARLAQENRAPSNMPNAESITPIGTDNSRAQRELIAQLESKNKEIMREIARLRRQQETEQMAPENPALINELRALRQRKGELEGHLGALQDSRRQLMEQLEGLMRMLKNQQTASPRSTPNSSPRSGKSPPMPGGTATTSAGVLGTTPMSALHAQQLQQLQQHPMLRSTQQQLLQQQQQQQAAQQSQSSPGLGHGPFSQSQLEQLNQISSDMRSAFAANGSATPPPILNANPNADAELNATADNITSAISTMVSDLNAEQFLPPARFIMPLEYRHIEGRESVPAGCGDCDCLAYEEIFRTDEDLECEGAAAPEAATPLYTDPFDDEFDYNFGQSEEQSQLNRLLAYRHHPELFIDDDEAGFPALHEIGETIDELQLIMHAYIMKYSLNI, encoded by the exons ATGATGATGGAGCTGGAGCCGCGCGTGGCCATATTGCAGGATCTGCGCCTACAGACCTTCGACTCGATACGCTTTGCCTCGTATCGGACCGCCTCGAAGTTGCGCTACATACAAAAGTCGAccaatttgcatttggtggACATTTGGAATGTGATCGAGGCGTTCCGTGAGAATGGCCTGAACACGTTGGAGCCGCAGAGCGATGTGAGCGTGGCGCGTCTGGAGACGCTCGTCTCCTCGCTCTATCACAATCTGAACAAGCGTCTGCCCACCGCACAGCAGGTGCCCGTGGACTCGAAGGCGGGTCTCTTGCTcaactggctgctggctgcctaCACCAG CGACAACTCGGGCAAAATACGCGTGTTTTCCATTAAGGTGGCGCTGGCCACCATGTGCTCCGGCAAGCTGGTGGACAAGCTCAGAT ATATCTTTTCACAGATTTCGGATGGCGCTGGACAGCTGGTTGCCTGGAAGCTGGGTGAATTTTTGCGTGAGGTATTGGCGCTGCCGGCGGCTGTTTATGAGTCGCCCACATTCCACTATAAGGACGGGCTGGAGGAGGAGATATTTCCGGCCGAGAATAAGGTCACCGTGAATGATTTCATGGCAACACTTATGTCCGAACCGGGGCCATCGTGTCTCGTCTGGCTGCCGTTATTGCATCGGCTGGCCACGGTTGAGACAATTGTGCATCCGACGATCTGTTCTGTTTGCCATAAGGAAAACTTTACCGGATTTCGTTATCGTTGTCAGCGGTGTCACGCCTACCAATTGTGCCAGGAGTGCTTTTGGCATGGCAAGACATCACTGAACCATCAGAACGATCACGAGGTCAAGGAGTACTCGAGCTACAAGTCGCCCAGCAAACAGATTGGTCACTCCTTGCGCAAGAGCTTTCGGTGTGTGCCCGAGAAGACGACGCAAGTGTTGCCACGATTCCCCGACCAGCCCGAAAAGACACTCAATTTATCGCACATTGTGCCGCCATCGCCGTTACCCTCGCACAATGGCTTCTCCGATCCAACGCTAGGCCACTTGCACGGTCCCGGTCCCGGTTCCGGCTCTGGTCCGGGGCCCGGACATCCGGGCATCTTTGATCGTTCCAGTACGCTGGATTCGCGCGCCACCGGACGCAGCCTGGACACGACCATGTCCCGCGTAGCGGCCGCCTCGGCCAACGATGAGGAGCATCGCCTGATTGCACGCTATGCCGCGCGCCTGGCCCAGGAGAATCGCGCT cCCTCCAACATGCCCAATGCGGAGAGCATCACGCCCATTGGCACGGATAATTCGCGTGCGCAGCGCGAGCTCATCGCCCAGCTGGAGTCGAAGAACAAGGAGATAATGCGCGAAATCGCGCGCCTGCGCCGCCAGCAGGAGACTGAGCAAATGGCGCCCGAGAATCCGGCGCTGATCAATGAGCTGCGCGCCCTGCGGCAGCGCAAGGGCGAGTTGGAGGGGCATTTGGGCGCGCTGCAGGATTCGCGGCGGCAACTGATGGAACAGCTGGAGGGCCTGATGCGCATGCTCAAGAATCAACAGACTGCCTCGCCGCGCTCCACGCCCAATTCCAGTCCACGATCCGGCAAATCGCCGCCCATGCCAGGTGGCACGGCGACAACATCAGCTGGCGTCCTGGGCACCACGCCGATGAGCGCCCTGCATGCCCAGCagttgcaacagctgcaacagcatcCGATGCTGCGCTCCacacagcaacagctgttgcagcagcagcagcagcagcaggcggcacaGCAAAGTCAATCCTCGCCGGGCCTCGGCCACGGACCCTTCAGCCAGAGCCAGCTGGAGCAGCTCAACCAGATCAGCAGCGACATGCGTAGCGCCTTTGCCGCCAACGGCAGTGCAA CCCCGCCGCCCATATTGAATGCCAATCCCAATGCCGACGCGGAGCTGAACGCGACTGCCGACAACATAACGTCGGCCATTTCGACAATGGTCAGCGATCTGAATGCAG AACAATTCTTGCCGCCGGCTCGTTTCATTATGCCTTTGG AGTATCGCCACATCGAGGGCCGCGAATCCGTTCCGGCCGGCTGCGGCGACTGCGATTGTCTGGCTTACGAGGAGATCTTTCGCACCGACGAGGATCTTGAGTGCGAGGGTGCTGCCGCTCCTGaagctgccacgcccctttATACAGATCCCTTCGATGATGAATTCGATTATAATTTCGGCCAGAGCGAGGAGCAGTCCCAGCTAAATCGCCTGCTCGCCTATCGCCACCATCCCGAGCTCTTTATCGACGACGACGAGGCCGGGTTTCCGGCACTGCACGAGATCGGTGAGACAATCGATGAGCTGCAGTTGATAATGCACGCTTACATTATGAAATAtagtttgaatatataa